From the Phyllobacterium sp. T1293 genome, the window TGGGGTGCAGTCCGCGGTCAACTCTTGTAAGCGACCCAGCCCCTGAATGTGAAACCGGCGTAAAACAGCTCGATATTCGAGAATCCCGCGTCGCGAAAAATGGTTTCGTCCATGGCGGGGGAAAGAACGGGCAATCGCTCCTTCATGGTTCTGATGCTGTTCGCAGTCAGGGATATTGGAGCCCCGGATGCCGCCGCGAACGCCGCGTAGCGCGCGAGCCATTTGTCCAATTCCGCCCCCTCATTGGGGAAGCTGTGGTGCGCGGCAACAAAGGGCGCGCCGGGCTTCAATCGCTGCTGGATCGCGCGCAGCGTCTGGCGCCGTTCCTCTTCCGGCAGGAAGTGAAGCGTTAGAAGACAGGTTGCGGCGTCGAATGGGCCCTCGGGCGCACTGTCGATATAGCCCTCGTGGAACGCAACACGAGAGGCCTGCGCACCGAGATTGGTTTTGGCCAGTTGAAGCATCTCGGCGGAGGGGTCGACGCCATCGAAATGCCAGCGCGGTTGCATCTGCGCGAGCACGCACAGTTCCATTCCTCCGCCAGCCCCGAGAACCAGAACGCGCGCATCGGCACGAGCCCGCTCTGCCAGAAGCAGACCAGTCATCCGG encodes:
- a CDS encoding class I SAM-dependent methyltransferase, with product MSSFSNPDVVSGYAARTAQLVPGLNDLHRMTGLLLAERARADARVLVLGAGGGMELCVLAQMQPRWHFDGVDPSAEMLQLAKTNLGAQASRVAFHEGYIDSAPEGPFDAATCLLTLHFLPEEERRQTLRAIQQRLKPGAPFVAAHHSFPNEGAELDKWLARYAAFAAASGAPISLTANSIRTMKERLPVLSPAMDETIFRDAGFSNIELFYAGFTFRGWVAYKS